Proteins encoded together in one Neobacillus sp. FSL H8-0543 window:
- a CDS encoding YitT family protein, with the protein MTELVNGKIQHRKLSLGKKILRTILITIGAILMATGLEIFLVPNHVIDGGVTGISIMLSHLTGLELGIFLFLLNLPFVYMGYKQMGKTFAISTVYGIIVLSVFTTLFHPVPAFTDDILLATIFGGMILGTGVGIVIRSGGALDGTEILALVVTKKVPFSVGQIIMFINVFILGAAGFVFSWDRAMYSLLAYVIAAKAIDVVVAGLEESKSVWIISDAADEIGDAINARLGRGVTYLKGEGAFTGDNKKVIFSIITRLEESKLTTVVEEIDPSAFLAIADISEVRGGRFKKRNIH; encoded by the coding sequence GTGACTGAACTAGTGAATGGAAAAATCCAACACAGAAAGCTTTCCCTTGGTAAAAAAATTCTCCGTACAATCCTAATTACAATTGGAGCAATCCTCATGGCTACTGGCCTCGAAATATTCTTAGTTCCCAATCATGTTATTGATGGTGGTGTAACGGGTATATCGATTATGCTTTCACATTTAACCGGTTTAGAACTGGGAATCTTCCTATTCCTTTTAAATTTACCCTTCGTTTATATGGGCTATAAACAGATGGGAAAGACCTTTGCGATATCCACAGTATATGGAATTATCGTCTTATCTGTTTTCACTACACTTTTCCACCCAGTACCTGCCTTTACAGATGATATTCTCCTAGCGACTATTTTTGGAGGGATGATTCTTGGTACTGGTGTTGGAATTGTTATCAGGAGCGGTGGTGCTTTAGATGGTACCGAAATCCTTGCACTTGTAGTAACCAAAAAAGTACCATTTTCAGTTGGGCAAATTATAATGTTTATTAACGTGTTTATCTTAGGCGCAGCCGGTTTTGTGTTTAGCTGGGATCGTGCCATGTATTCCTTGTTGGCCTATGTTATTGCTGCTAAGGCAATTGATGTGGTAGTTGCAGGCCTCGAAGAATCTAAATCCGTTTGGATCATTAGTGATGCAGCAGACGAAATTGGTGACGCAATAAATGCGCGTTTGGGTCGGGGAGTAACTTACCTCAAGGGTGAAGGTGCTTTTACAGGGGATAACAAAAAGGTCATTTTCAGCATCATCACCAGACTAGAAGAATCAAAACTTACAACGGTCGTGGAAGAAATAGATCCTTCTGCCTTCTTAGCTATTGCAGACATATCTGAAGTGCGCGGAGGGCGATTTAAGAAAAGAAATATACATTAG
- a CDS encoding PadR family transcriptional regulator, whose protein sequence is MFNRELVKGSTSLILLQLLNERDMYGYELVKELEKRSDNDLSVKEGTLYPALHKLEKQEYINFYWQEQEKGPARKYYKITLAGKEVLDEKTREWQDFVKVMNKVIGRSKHGTAEE, encoded by the coding sequence TTGTTTAATCGGGAATTAGTTAAAGGAAGTACTTCCTTAATCTTACTTCAATTATTAAATGAAAGAGATATGTATGGCTATGAATTAGTGAAAGAATTAGAGAAACGCAGTGACAATGATCTAAGTGTAAAAGAAGGGACCTTGTACCCTGCACTTCATAAGCTGGAAAAACAAGAATATATTAATTTTTATTGGCAGGAACAAGAAAAAGGTCCAGCACGGAAGTATTATAAAATCACTCTTGCTGGAAAAGAAGTCTTAGATGAAAAAACAAGAGAATGGCAGGATTTTGTGAAGGTTATGAACAAAGTAATAGGGAGATCGAAACATGGAACGGCCGAAGAATAG
- the aspA gene encoding aspartate ammonia-lyase, translating into MLADKKRIEKDFLGEKEIPEDVYYGIQTIRAVENFPITGYRIHNDLIKALALVKKAAAIANMNTSRLYSGLANVIIQATDEIIDGQWNDQFIVDPIQGGAGTSMNMNMNEVIANRGLELLGHKKGDYFQLSPNTHVNMSQSTNDVFPTAIHIATLTLLEKLLETMSDMHKVFKAKAGQFENVIKMGRTHLQDAVPIRLGQEFEAYSRVLERDIKRIKQSREHLYEVNMGATAVGTGLNADPKYIIDVVKQLAEITGFPLVNAEHLVDATQNTDAYTEVSATLKVCMMNMSKIANDLRLMASGPRAGLAEIRLPARQPGSSIMPGKVNPVMPELINQIAFQVIGNDHTICLASEAGQLELNVMEPVLVFNLLQSISIMNNGFRAFTDHCLVGIEANEERLKEYVEKSVGIITAVNPHLGYEVAARIAREATISGKSVRELCLKYDVLTEEELDLILNIYEMTAPGIAGAALLDRD; encoded by the coding sequence ATGTTAGCCGATAAAAAAAGAATTGAAAAGGATTTCTTAGGGGAAAAAGAAATACCGGAGGATGTTTATTATGGTATCCAAACGATTAGAGCTGTGGAGAATTTCCCAATAACAGGCTATCGAATACATAATGATCTTATTAAAGCTTTAGCATTGGTCAAAAAAGCTGCGGCGATTGCTAATATGAATACATCACGTTTGTACAGCGGACTAGCAAATGTCATAATCCAAGCAACGGATGAAATTATCGATGGCCAGTGGAATGACCAGTTTATTGTTGATCCTATCCAAGGCGGGGCAGGGACCTCAATGAATATGAATATGAATGAAGTTATTGCAAACCGAGGGCTAGAATTGTTAGGCCATAAAAAAGGCGATTACTTCCAACTAAGTCCCAATACTCATGTGAATATGTCACAATCTACAAATGATGTATTCCCAACAGCTATTCATATTGCCACACTAACGCTTTTGGAAAAATTACTTGAGACTATGTCAGATATGCACAAGGTGTTTAAAGCAAAAGCTGGGCAGTTTGAGAATGTGATAAAAATGGGGCGGACTCATTTACAAGATGCGGTTCCGATTCGTCTTGGGCAGGAATTTGAAGCGTATTCCCGAGTACTTGAACGTGACATTAAACGAATTAAACAATCGCGAGAGCATTTATATGAAGTAAATATGGGGGCTACTGCAGTAGGAACAGGCTTAAATGCAGATCCAAAATATATTATTGATGTAGTAAAGCAACTTGCAGAAATTACTGGTTTTCCTCTTGTTAATGCCGAACATTTAGTGGATGCAACCCAGAATACCGATGCGTATACAGAAGTATCTGCCACGTTAAAGGTCTGCATGATGAACATGTCAAAAATAGCGAATGATTTGCGACTAATGGCATCTGGTCCGCGTGCCGGGTTAGCTGAGATTAGGCTCCCAGCTCGTCAGCCTGGTTCTTCAATCATGCCAGGAAAGGTTAACCCTGTAATGCCAGAATTGATTAATCAAATAGCTTTCCAAGTGATTGGAAACGACCATACAATCTGCCTTGCTTCTGAAGCAGGCCAGCTGGAATTGAATGTTATGGAGCCCGTTCTTGTATTTAACTTACTTCAATCAATCAGTATTATGAATAACGGATTCCGCGCTTTTACAGATCATTGTTTAGTCGGGATTGAAGCGAATGAAGAACGCCTGAAAGAATATGTAGAAAAAAGCGTTGGAATCATCACAGCTGTAAATCCGCACTTAGGTTATGAGGTGGCAGCTCGAATTGCCAGAGAAGCAACGATTAGCGGGAAATCTGTCCGTGAATTATGCCTGAAGTATGATGTATTAACAGAAGAAGAACTGGACTTAATATTAAATATTTATGAAATGACCGCACCGGGAATTGCCGGCGCTGCACTTTTAGATAGGGATTAA
- the pepF gene encoding oligoendopeptidase F yields MKEYTSRLEVPVNEKWNLEDIYSDISKWEEDLQKIEQMGEELKKYDGEIQDGKRLYQFLKLKEELSYVFNHVYAYGMLRVDEDTRDSNSHSLLDRAKALSVKVSASTSFFMPHLLSLSAETLKGFIAEEDGLKYFEEDLFETFRYKSHVLSKEQEEVLSQLGEALSVPSTTFGMMNNADIKFGEITGDNGEKVELTRGMYSKLIEDEDREKRREAYKAYYQPYVQLKNSIASTLSAAIKNNVTLSRIRNYPSVLEKALFGDMVPKEVYENLISTTKENIAPLHRYSQLRKEKLQLDELRQYDMSVPLVKGVKQVIPYDEAFETMLKGLAPLGEEYISILKEFKEANYIDVRETPGKRSGAYNLGIYGVHPFILLNHRDDLDSLFTLAHECGHGVHSKLSSQHQPQISARYSIFVAEVASTVNEVLLINYLLANEKDLEVKKHLLNHFIDQFKGTFFTQVMFADFEMKTHEMAEKGIPLNVEVFNQTYETLFREYNGDEVVFDDEVKFGWSRIPHFYRPFYVYKYATGYASAIHLATKILEGDKETLNSYLTFLKSGSSDYPLELLKKTGVDLTTPVPIENALRKFSELVEEFSRLD; encoded by the coding sequence ATGAAAGAATACACTTCCAGGCTTGAAGTGCCAGTGAACGAAAAGTGGAACCTTGAAGATATTTATTCTGACATAAGCAAATGGGAAGAGGATCTTCAGAAGATCGAGCAGATGGGTGAAGAGCTTAAGAAATATGATGGGGAAATTCAAGATGGTAAGCGTTTATATCAATTCCTTAAACTTAAAGAAGAGTTATCCTATGTATTTAACCATGTGTATGCCTATGGCATGCTGAGGGTTGATGAGGATACTAGAGATTCGAATTCACATTCCTTATTGGATCGTGCTAAGGCTTTAAGTGTGAAAGTAAGTGCGTCTACTTCATTTTTCATGCCTCACTTACTAAGCTTAAGCGCGGAAACATTAAAAGGATTTATTGCTGAAGAAGATGGCTTAAAATATTTTGAGGAGGATTTATTCGAGACCTTCCGTTACAAGTCCCATGTGCTGAGCAAAGAGCAGGAAGAAGTGCTTTCACAATTAGGGGAGGCGCTATCAGTACCAAGCACAACATTTGGAATGATGAATAATGCAGATATTAAGTTTGGTGAGATAACGGGAGACAACGGTGAAAAAGTTGAGTTGACCAGGGGAATGTACTCAAAGTTAATAGAAGATGAAGACCGTGAAAAGCGCAGGGAGGCATATAAGGCTTATTATCAGCCGTATGTTCAATTAAAGAATTCGATTGCGTCTACACTTTCTGCAGCAATAAAAAATAACGTGACTCTGTCTAGAATACGTAACTATCCTTCCGTATTAGAAAAAGCATTATTTGGTGATATGGTGCCAAAGGAAGTCTATGAAAACCTTATCTCGACAACAAAGGAAAATATTGCCCCACTACACCGCTACTCCCAGTTACGTAAAGAAAAATTGCAGCTGGACGAATTGCGTCAATATGATATGAGTGTTCCGCTAGTTAAGGGGGTTAAACAAGTTATTCCCTATGATGAGGCATTTGAAACGATGCTAAAGGGCTTGGCACCTCTGGGTGAGGAATATATCAGCATTCTTAAAGAGTTTAAAGAGGCAAACTATATTGATGTTCGAGAAACTCCAGGTAAGCGGTCGGGTGCTTACAATTTGGGTATTTATGGTGTGCATCCATTTATCCTTCTTAACCACCGCGATGATTTAGACAGTTTATTTACCCTTGCGCATGAGTGTGGTCACGGGGTTCATAGTAAACTAAGCTCGCAGCACCAACCGCAAATTTCCGCCCGTTATAGTATTTTTGTGGCGGAAGTCGCTTCGACAGTAAATGAAGTATTACTTATTAATTATTTACTAGCCAACGAAAAAGACCTTGAAGTGAAGAAACATCTATTAAACCATTTCATAGATCAATTTAAAGGCACCTTTTTTACGCAAGTGATGTTTGCTGATTTTGAAATGAAAACACATGAAATGGCTGAAAAGGGTATACCTTTGAATGTGGAAGTGTTTAATCAAACCTATGAAACGTTGTTTAGGGAATACAACGGGGATGAAGTCGTGTTTGATGACGAAGTCAAATTTGGATGGTCAAGAATTCCCCATTTCTATCGACCATTCTATGTCTACAAATATGCAACCGGTTATGCTTCGGCCATACACTTGGCAACGAAGATACTCGAAGGAGATAAAGAGACATTAAATTCTTACTTAACGTTCTTAAAGAGCGGAAGTTCGGATTATCCGCTAGAGTTATTGAAAAAGACAGGTGTCGATTTAACGACACCAGTACCGATAGAAAATGCATTAAGAAAATTTAGCGAGCTTGTGGAAGAATTTTCAAGATTAGACTAG
- a CDS encoding polysaccharide deacetylase family protein, whose amino-acid sequence MSEILLILIILIFASLLVMGFVSHYKKMGGKWVFFSLSALSLILAVFMLFSLDDHFDDPRKGDNADPPKVETPAGNDSDNGPEPGTNNPPEEKPSVENPEEEPDIEEPADPPTTEPEEIVVPENGTIDYKVLKGDTLWSIAMRAGVTVEKIKRWNNLPWDVIYAGQILKLYGKNVEPPPPADPPDQEYPPATASSVIISHGNLQHKEIALTFDAGSDAIGIGILDVLKKHNIKATFFLTGSWAEKFPNYAKRIANEGHEIGNHTYSHPDAVKTNTNIFIQDMIKAEEAIKKTTGISPRPFFRFPYGSSNATALKALGESGYPYSIHWSLDTIDWQQPSIEVIVSRIETGASNGDIILMHIGGMNTAEAVDMVIPILKALGYELVTVGELLDL is encoded by the coding sequence ATGTCAGAAATTTTACTTATCCTTATTATTCTTATATTCGCATCACTTCTCGTTATGGGATTTGTTTCTCATTACAAGAAAATGGGAGGTAAGTGGGTATTCTTTTCACTTTCTGCTCTCAGTTTGATTTTAGCGGTTTTTATGTTATTTTCCTTAGATGACCATTTCGATGATCCTAGAAAAGGAGATAATGCTGACCCACCAAAGGTAGAAACACCTGCAGGAAACGATTCAGATAATGGACCTGAACCAGGTACAAACAACCCACCTGAAGAAAAGCCTTCTGTTGAAAATCCAGAGGAAGAACCTGACATAGAAGAACCAGCCGACCCTCCCACAACTGAGCCCGAAGAAATTGTCGTTCCCGAAAATGGAACTATCGATTATAAGGTTTTAAAAGGTGATACGCTTTGGTCGATCGCGATGAGGGCTGGTGTGACTGTTGAAAAAATAAAACGTTGGAACAACCTACCATGGGATGTTATTTATGCAGGACAGATATTAAAACTATATGGGAAAAACGTAGAACCACCACCGCCTGCAGATCCGCCTGATCAGGAATATCCACCTGCCACCGCTTCTTCTGTAATTATTTCACATGGAAATCTTCAACATAAGGAAATTGCTTTAACATTTGATGCTGGTAGTGATGCAATTGGCATTGGGATCTTAGATGTTCTTAAAAAACATAATATTAAAGCCACATTCTTTCTAACTGGTAGTTGGGCAGAAAAATTTCCAAACTATGCCAAAAGAATTGCCAATGAGGGACATGAAATTGGGAATCACACCTATTCCCACCCGGATGCAGTAAAAACGAATACCAATATTTTCATCCAGGATATGATTAAAGCAGAAGAAGCAATTAAGAAGACTACGGGTATATCACCACGACCATTTTTCCGTTTTCCTTATGGCTCATCCAATGCTACTGCACTTAAAGCACTTGGAGAATCTGGGTATCCATACAGTATCCACTGGTCTCTCGATACAATAGACTGGCAGCAGCCTTCGATTGAGGTAATTGTTTCACGTATAGAAACAGGTGCGAGCAATGGCGATATTATTCTCATGCATATCGGCGGGATGAATACGGCAGAAGCCGTCGATATGGTTATTCCGATACTAAAGGCCTTGGGTTATGAATTAGTGACCGTTGGGGAACTGCTAGATTTGTAG
- a CDS encoding DUF4173 domain-containing protein → MERKIGKSDWIFLLLCLLLGIVVEESFFRGEIGISYLVVILAFYTLFFWRYRGFTFSHQRFGYLVLICIWLLSVSFFLNNSTMLTALNFLVIPGMVVFHLVLITSQKSMPWNKPVFISYIFSRLIEAIKYNFIFAAILGKVFKSGVDERKYLVWKKVFIGLLISIPVLFVVLRLLMSADTQFELLIGGIPQWFEVVNAETVMRIIIVFFYTFAIFGLLQVLFKKQIKAIKQDLNVDSFKMDAIIAITVLVLINTVYLLFTVVQFKYFFSGTLQGDFTYAEYARKGFFELLFVTLINLSIIIFVLNFVDRIPVFVSKFVQIMLTVLVLVSGVMLCSAFLRLSMYEQAYGFTFIRIMSHSFMIFLVVIFMYTLVKIWIEKLSLFHFYFISSLLYYTAINIIDLEKIIVTQNIERYEQSGKIDIYHLNNMSYSGVMGLIDLYEKDQSLPGLRGILIERKQEALQDNLPWQSYNLKREQANERLKNLVLE, encoded by the coding sequence ATGGAACGGAAAATTGGTAAATCGGATTGGATCTTTTTACTATTGTGCCTATTACTTGGTATTGTTGTGGAAGAATCATTTTTTCGAGGAGAAATAGGAATATCATATCTCGTGGTTATTTTGGCGTTTTACACTTTATTTTTTTGGCGTTATCGTGGTTTTACATTTTCTCATCAACGGTTTGGATATTTGGTCCTTATCTGTATTTGGCTTCTATCGGTAAGTTTTTTTCTAAACAACAGTACGATGTTAACTGCCTTAAATTTTTTAGTGATTCCAGGAATGGTTGTATTCCATTTGGTGTTAATTACAAGTCAAAAAAGCATGCCATGGAATAAACCTGTTTTCATTTCTTATATATTCTCTCGACTTATTGAAGCAATAAAGTACAATTTTATATTTGCAGCAATATTAGGAAAGGTATTTAAATCAGGTGTGGATGAAAGGAAGTATCTGGTATGGAAGAAGGTTTTTATCGGCCTATTAATTTCCATCCCTGTCTTATTTGTTGTGTTAAGGCTGCTCATGTCAGCAGATACGCAATTCGAACTGCTTATAGGGGGAATCCCTCAATGGTTTGAAGTAGTTAATGCTGAAACTGTAATGAGAATCATCATTGTCTTTTTTTATACCTTTGCAATCTTTGGCCTTCTGCAAGTTCTTTTCAAAAAACAAATTAAAGCGATCAAGCAGGACTTGAATGTCGACTCTTTTAAGATGGATGCGATTATTGCGATAACGGTTCTGGTGTTAATTAATACGGTCTATCTGTTATTTACAGTGGTTCAGTTTAAATATTTCTTTAGTGGGACATTACAAGGTGATTTCACTTATGCTGAGTATGCTAGAAAAGGGTTTTTCGAACTACTCTTTGTGACACTCATTAATCTATCAATTATTATTTTTGTTTTAAACTTTGTTGATCGTATTCCGGTTTTTGTCAGCAAGTTTGTTCAAATCATGCTAACAGTCTTGGTACTGGTGAGCGGAGTGATGTTATGCTCAGCATTCCTGCGATTAAGTATGTACGAACAAGCGTATGGGTTTACATTTATTCGGATCATGTCACATTCGTTTATGATTTTTCTTGTGGTAATCTTTATGTATACCCTAGTAAAAATTTGGATTGAAAAATTATCGCTATTCCATTTTTATTTTATTAGTTCATTACTCTATTACACGGCGATTAATATCATCGATCTTGAAAAAATCATTGTCACTCAAAATATCGAACGCTATGAACAGAGTGGGAAAATTGATATTTATCATCTTAATAATATGTCCTATTCGGGTGTCATGGGGTTAATTGACCTTTATGAAAAAGACCAAAGTTTACCGGGGTTAAGGGGGATTTTAATAGAACGAAAGCAGGAAGCCCTTCAGGACAATTTACCGTGGCAATCATATAATTTAAAGAGAGAACAAGCAAATGAGCGATTGAAGAATCTTGTTCTTGAATAA
- a CDS encoding TIGR00266 family protein: MNNHEIDYKIYGDDMQFVEVELDPHETVIAEAGSFMMMEDDIHMETIFGDGSGNGGSGLMGKLFSAGKRVITGESLFMTSFTNQGSDKKHVSFASPYPGKIIPMDLSELSGKLICQKDAFLAAAKGVSVGIEFQRKIGAGFFGGEGFIMQKLEGDGLAFVHAGGTIIKKELQPGQTLRVDTGCLVAMTSNVGYDIQMVKGVKTALFGGEGLFFATLKGPGSVWIQSLPFSRLASRVFAAAPSRGGSKDEGSIAKGLFEMFNGD; this comes from the coding sequence TTGAATAACCACGAAATTGATTATAAGATTTATGGCGATGATATGCAGTTCGTAGAGGTTGAACTCGACCCGCACGAAACGGTTATTGCTGAAGCAGGAAGCTTTATGATGATGGAAGATGACATACATATGGAAACCATTTTTGGTGATGGCTCTGGAAATGGCGGCAGCGGTCTGATGGGTAAACTATTTAGTGCTGGAAAACGGGTTATTACTGGAGAAAGCTTGTTCATGACATCCTTCACTAATCAAGGTAGCGACAAGAAACACGTTTCCTTTGCTTCTCCCTACCCTGGGAAAATCATTCCGATGGATTTAAGTGAACTAAGCGGGAAACTTATTTGTCAAAAGGATGCCTTCCTTGCTGCTGCAAAAGGAGTTTCAGTAGGCATTGAATTCCAGCGAAAAATAGGTGCTGGTTTCTTTGGCGGTGAGGGCTTCATCATGCAAAAGCTTGAAGGTGACGGACTTGCTTTTGTTCATGCTGGTGGAACGATTATAAAAAAAGAACTTCAACCAGGCCAAACTTTAAGGGTCGATACAGGTTGTTTGGTTGCGATGACGAGTAATGTTGGTTATGATATCCAAATGGTTAAAGGCGTCAAGACTGCCCTTTTCGGCGGTGAAGGACTATTCTTTGCTACGTTAAAAGGACCTGGTTCTGTTTGGATTCAATCATTGCCATTTAGCCGACTTGCAAGTCGTGTATTTGCTGCAGCTCCTTCCCGTGGTGGCTCAAAAGACGAAGGCAGTATCGCAAAAGGACTTTTTGAGATGTTTAATGGTGACTGA
- the arsA gene encoding arsenical pump-driving ATPase yields MFPLFKPENLPLTPFMFFTGKGGVGKTSAASALAIHLANQGKQVLIVSTDPASNLQDVFETDITNNIQPVPNKSGLFACNLDPEDAARAYREKVVGPYKGKLPDSVIQSMEEQLSGACTVEIAAFDEFTNLLANPLVQAKYDHIIFDTAPTGHTLRLLQLPTAWTDYLNENTHGASCLGPLSGLGEKKELYAQTVKALSDREKTTLILVARPDGNSLQEADKASRELVEIGMVQQILLVNGVLQAFTKGDQVSEAFFTKQKQALSLLPDGLCEMPIYEIQLVPFSLTGIDSLEKLFGEKEPERQAEFVNEEIPLPPFNELIDDLEQRGIKVIFTMGKGGVGKTTIASAIAIGLSGRGHQVHLTTTDPAAHLSNYFNEKENYRNLTISRIDPKVEVEKYRSEVLSKVSNDLDEDAIAYIKEDLESPCTEEIAIFQAFAHVVGRSKEEIVVIDTAPTGHTLLLLDAASSYHKELERSTGQIPENVQELLPRLRNQSETEIVITTLPEATPVLEADRLQKDLKRAGIVPHWWVINQSLFATHTIDPVLSGRAMTEKVWIEKVRNELSERMAVIPWLDSENEGISQIKQLLIN; encoded by the coding sequence ATGTTTCCGTTGTTTAAGCCAGAAAATTTACCATTAACTCCGTTTATGTTTTTTACAGGAAAGGGGGGGGTGGGGAAGACGTCGGCAGCAAGCGCCTTAGCAATTCATTTGGCCAATCAAGGAAAACAGGTGTTAATTGTCTCAACTGACCCCGCATCAAACCTTCAGGATGTATTTGAAACAGATATTACAAATAACATTCAGCCAGTGCCAAATAAATCAGGCCTCTTTGCTTGTAACTTAGATCCGGAAGATGCAGCAAGAGCTTATAGAGAAAAAGTAGTCGGACCCTATAAAGGAAAGCTTCCTGATAGTGTGATTCAATCAATGGAAGAGCAGCTTTCGGGTGCCTGTACAGTTGAAATTGCTGCTTTTGATGAATTTACCAATTTGCTTGCAAATCCATTGGTTCAAGCTAAATATGACCATATTATTTTTGATACGGCTCCAACGGGCCATACATTAAGACTTTTACAATTACCTACAGCATGGACGGACTATTTAAATGAAAATACTCATGGTGCAAGCTGTCTCGGTCCCTTATCTGGACTTGGCGAAAAAAAAGAGCTATATGCACAAACGGTAAAAGCACTGTCAGATAGGGAAAAAACTACTTTAATTTTAGTCGCACGACCAGATGGAAATTCACTCCAGGAGGCAGACAAAGCTTCACGTGAATTAGTTGAAATTGGCATGGTACAGCAAATCCTGTTAGTGAATGGAGTTCTTCAAGCATTTACAAAAGGTGACCAGGTTTCAGAAGCTTTTTTCACAAAACAAAAACAGGCTCTCTCACTTCTTCCTGATGGTTTATGCGAAATGCCCATTTATGAAATTCAGCTTGTTCCTTTTTCTTTAACCGGGATTGATTCCTTAGAGAAGTTGTTCGGGGAAAAAGAACCAGAGCGACAAGCAGAATTTGTAAATGAAGAAATTCCCTTGCCTCCGTTTAATGAGCTGATTGATGACTTGGAGCAGCGCGGAATAAAGGTTATATTTACCATGGGAAAAGGCGGGGTTGGAAAAACAACAATTGCCTCGGCGATTGCAATTGGGCTAAGTGGAAGAGGGCACCAGGTTCATTTAACAACCACTGACCCTGCTGCACATTTGAGCAATTATTTCAATGAAAAAGAAAATTATAGAAATCTCACTATCAGTCGAATTGATCCAAAAGTGGAAGTGGAAAAATACCGAAGTGAGGTATTAAGTAAAGTCTCGAATGATCTTGATGAGGATGCAATTGCTTATATAAAAGAGGATTTAGAATCACCATGTACCGAGGAAATTGCTATTTTTCAAGCCTTTGCCCATGTTGTGGGCAGATCAAAAGAAGAAATAGTCGTTATCGATACAGCTCCAACAGGACATACCCTCCTCTTATTGGATGCAGCCAGCTCATATCATAAGGAATTAGAGCGTTCTACTGGTCAAATTCCTGAAAATGTGCAAGAATTATTGCCACGGTTACGAAATCAAAGTGAAACTGAAATCGTCATTACTACGCTTCCAGAAGCAACACCCGTATTAGAAGCAGATCGACTTCAGAAGGATCTTAAGCGTGCGGGAATTGTTCCCCATTGGTGGGTCATTAATCAAAGTTTATTTGCAACACATACAATTGATCCTGTCCTAAGTGGAAGAGCAATGACCGAAAAGGTTTGGATCGAAAAGGTAAGAAATGAATTATCGGAGCGAATGGCTGTCATTCCATGGCTAGATTCAGAAAATGAAGGAATCTCTCAGATAAAACAACTTTTAATAAACTAG